The Pseudarthrobacter sp. BIM B-2242 region CGCTGGTGTTCAGCTGGGAGGCCTGGTGGGCCTATGACCAGGAGTCCCACCCCTCCTCCGATGTTGGCTACCTCGATCAGGTCCACGCCACGTACAGGGCACTCCGGGAATCCGGCATCACCGTGGACGTCGTCGCCCCGGGCGCCGATCTCTCGGACTACAAACTGGCTATCGTTCCCGGGCTGTATCTCGTACGGGACAGTGAGTCCGCAGTACTGACCGAATTCGTCCGGACCGGGGGAACCGCCGTCGTCACGTATTTCAGCGGCATCGTGGATGAGAACGAGAAGGTGCTCACGGGCGGTTACCCGGGAGCGTTCCGGAACCTGTTGGGGATCCGCTCCGAGGAGTTCTACCCCCTGCCGCCGGGACAGGCACTGGCGCTGGACAACGGTTCCACCGCCACGCTGTGGACTGAGGCCATGCGGCTCGAAGGTGCCGAAGCAAGGCTGTCATTCACGGCGGGACACCTGGCCGGCACACCCGCCGTCACCCGCAACACCTACGGAGCCGGGGCCGCCTGGTATGTCGGCACGGCTCTTGACCCGGCGGCGCTGCGAACCGTCATGACCGATGCCGCCGCCGAGGCGGGCGTCAGGGCCCTGATCGCTCCGGAGGGACTGGAAGTGGTTGTCCGCTCAGGCACCGACAACAGTTACGTGTTCCTCATCAACCATTCCGAGGAAGAGCACAAGTACCCTGCGCACGGCCGCGAACTGATTGTGGGCGAGGACGTCTCCAACGCCGTCGCCATTCCTGCGGGCGCCGTGCGCGTCGTCCGCACTGCCAACCCCGTACCCCAAACCGCTGGATTCACCACCGGCCAAAAGGATGTTGAAAGTGACTAGACCAAGCACGGCACCGGTACCGGCCCTGGGGGCGCCGAAGAACCGGAAAGCCAAAACTACCGGGGCCCAGCGCCGGGCCGTCTTCCTGTTTGTCGCGCCGTTCGGCGTGCTCTTCCTGGCCTTCTACGCCGTCCCGATTATCTTTGCGGTGGTGCAGTCGCTGCTGACGGTGGAGCGCAAAGGAACCTTCGGCCCGCCGAAACAGGTTTTCGGCGGGTTCGTCCAGTACCAGCAGGTGTTCCAGAACAGCGAATTCTGGGAGTCCGTGGGACGGGTGCTCCTGTTCGGAGTGGTCCAGGTACCGATCATGCTGGGCCTGGCCCTTCTGTTCGCCCTGCTGCTCGATTCTCCCCTGCTGAAGGGCAAGAAGTTCTTCCGCCTGGCGTTCTTCGCCCCGTATGCGGTCCCCGGGGTTATTGCCGCCATCATGTGGGGCTTCCTGTACTCGCCGTCACTCTCCCCGTTTGATGCCATCACCTCCGAGGTGAACTTTCTCTCGGCCGAGCTGGTGCTGTGGGCTGTAGCAAACATCGTGACGTGGGTGTACGTGGGCTACAACATG contains the following coding sequences:
- a CDS encoding carbohydrate ABC transporter permease; protein product: MLKVTRPSTAPVPALGAPKNRKAKTTGAQRRAVFLFVAPFGVLFLAFYAVPIIFAVVQSLLTVERKGTFGPPKQVFGGFVQYQQVFQNSEFWESVGRVLLFGVVQVPIMLGLALLFALLLDSPLLKGKKFFRLAFFAPYAVPGVIAAIMWGFLYSPSLSPFDAITSEVNFLSAELVLWAVANIVTWVYVGYNMLIIYSSLLAIPTEIYEAARLDGASNFQIAWQIKVPLVVPAIILTGVFSIIGTLQLLAKPQTLRSFSSAISSTFTPNLAVYTTASVPNYNLAAAFSVVLALATFVLSFVFLKATQRKVSQ